One segment of Coffea arabica cultivar ET-39 chromosome 7c, Coffea Arabica ET-39 HiFi, whole genome shotgun sequence DNA contains the following:
- the LOC113699539 gene encoding uncharacterized protein codes for MDEKITFGPRDAVPLASGNHEAIVIDIVTNNYRVKKVYVDQGSAVDIMFYRVFKEFGLRDDQLTPVRTPLVGFTGPPISSEGMITLMVTVGQAPKCRIVPVNFVVVKQSSPYNVFLGRPALNALRAIPSTFHLSVKFPTPGGIAEVRGDPEVARACYLATLRGQEKVVAQTTCLEPYIPGDEAQQLGTQDEIEEFPLRKERPDQVIRIGALLPANEKEGLKALLREYSQVFAWTVDDMPGIPTDLAVHHLDVDPHFKPVNQKKRSFAPERNEVIRAEVGKLLESKIILEVYYPTWLANPVLVKKEDLTWRMCVDFTDLNKACPKDCFPLPRIDRLVDSTVGFDVLCFLDAFKGYHQIEMAEEDRDKTSFITEEGTYCYRTMPFGLKNAGATY; via the coding sequence ATGGACGAGAAGATTACCTTCGGACCCAGGGATGCGGTTCCCTTGGCTTCCGGGAACCATGAAGCTATTGTGATAGACATTGTCACCAATAACTATCGGGTGAAAAAGGTGTATGTCGACCAGGGTAGCGCGGTTGACATCATGTTCTATCGCGTGTTCAAGGAGTTCGGGTTAAGGGATGACCAGCTGACCCCGGTCCGGACGCCTTTGGTGGGTTTCACCGGACCACCCATCAGCTCGGAAGGGATGATCACCCTGATGGTCACAGTAGGTCAGGCTCCCAAGTGTCGGATCGTTCCCGTTAATTTCGTGGTGGTCAAGCAGTCGTCCCCGTACAATGTGTTCTTGGGGAGACCTGCCTTGAACGCCCTCCGGGCTATTCCCTCTACCTTTCACCTCAGCGTCAAGTTCCCCACCCCTGGGGGGATAGCCGAGGTGCGCGGCGACCCAGAGGTAGCCAGGGCTTGCTACCTGGCCACTCTCCGGGGGCAGGAGAAGGTGGTCGCCCAGACAACCTGTTTGGAGCCCTACATCCCAGGGGATGAGGCCCAACAGCTGGGCACCCAGGATGAGATTGAGGAGTTCCCCTTGAGGAAGGAACGTCCCGACCAGGTCATCCGCATTGGGGCATTGCTGCCAGCGAACGAGAAGGAAGGCTTGAAGGCCTTATTGAGGGAGTACTCCCAGGTCTTCGCATGGACGGTGGATGACATGCCCGGGATCCCTACGGACCTGGCCGTCCATCACCTCGACGTGGACCCTCACTTCAAGCCAGtaaaccaaaagaaaaggagtttcGCCCCCGAGAGAAATGAAGTGATCAGGGCGGAGGTCGGCAAGTTGTTGGAGTCCAAGATCATCCTGGAGGTCTACTACCCGACCTGGCTGGCCAACCCCGTCCTGGTCAAGAAGGAGGATCTGACCTGGAGGATGTGTGTAGACTTCACAGACCTTAACAAAGCCTGCCCAAAGGACTGCTTTCCCCTGCCTCGAATTGACAGGTTAGTAGACTCTACTGTGGGTTTTGACGTTTTATGCTTTCTGGATGCCTTTAAGGGATATCACCAGATAGAGATGGCCGAGGAGGACCGGGACAAGACCTCCTTCATCACCGAGGAGGGAACCTACTGCTACAGGACCATGCCCTTCGGATTGAAGAACGCGGGAGCAACTTACTAG